GCGCAGTCGCGGGCGAAGGATCGGGCAATTGGGCAGGGGAACCTGTTTGATATGCTGGGCAGCATCAGCGAAGCGCCGGGGAGCTTCGAGTCTGCGCCTAAGGCTCCCGCCGTAGAGGACTTTCCGCAGCAGGAGCGGCTAAAGCTGGAAAAGGAACTGCTGGGCTTCTATGTGTCGGATCATCCCCTGAAAAATATTCGAGAAGCCGCCAGAATCCTAGCGCCGATTAACCTGAGTAGCCTGGAAGAGCAGCCGGAGGGCAGCAGCATTAGCGCGATCGCCATGCTGACGGGGGTCAAGCCCGTGGTAACCAAGAAGGGCGATCGCATGGCCATCATCCAGCTTGAAGACCTGACGGGGCACTCCGAAGCCGTCGTCTTTCCGCGCACCTATGAGCGCATCGGCAGTCTCATCGTGCAGGAGGCGCGGCTGATGATCTGGGGCAAGGTGGACAAGCGCGACGAGCGCAGCCAACTGATTGTCGAGGATGCCGAACCCGTGGAGGACGTGCAGTTGGTGATGGTAGAGCTAGACGCACAGATTGCAGGCGACATTGTGCAGCAAAACACCCTGCGCGAGGTCATTCTCAAAAACCGGGGCGACGAAGACCAGTGCAAAACGCCCGTCGTGGCGATCGTCGCTGGGGCGCATCGTCGGGAGCTGGTGCGTCTGGGCAATCAGTTCCGCGTGCAGGATTATCAGGCCGCTGTAACCGCGCTGAACCGAGCCGGATTCCGCGCCCGATCGACCGCGTTGACCAGTGCTTCTTGAGAAACGAACGCACTTGGTCAGAAGAAAACCTTTACCACTTGTCCCTGAATCTCTTGGCCCAGCCAGGGCGTATTGGCAGAGCAGGAATGAAGCGTTTGGTGGGTGACTTTCCACAGCGGGCGCGGGTCGAAGAGCGTCAGGGGGGTAGGCGTGTCAGGGGCGCTTTGCGAATCGATCCCGATGGGAATTGCCCTCAACTCCTCTCCCAGACACCGCAGCGGATTTGTACTCAGTGCCTGCCACAGCGTCAGTGCGGGCAACTGTCCTGGCTCCACCAACTGCTGCCAGAGCAAGGGCAGCGCCAGTTCCAGCCCAATCGCCCCCGGCGGCGCTTCGGCAAAGGGGACGGTTTTTTCTTCGTAAGTATAGGGGCTGTGGTCAATGGCGATCGCCTCGATGATCCCATCGCGCACTGCCTGGATCAGCGCCGCCTGATCTGCGGGTGTGCCCAGGGGGGGTTCCAGCCGCAGATGGGGGTCGTAGCCGCCCACGGACTGGGTATTCAGCAGCAGGTGATGCCAGGTGGTGCTGGCGGTAATCGGTAAACCACTGGCCTTGGCCTGGGCAATTAGCTCCACGCTGCGAGCCGTGGAGACGCGCATCAGGTGAACAGGTGTGCCGATCTGGGCGACGCATTCTAGCAGGGCCGCGAGGGGAGCAGTTTCGGCGATCGCAGGCGCACCGGGTAGCCCAAACCGAATCGCGTCTGGGCCGTCGCGCATCACGCCGTTGCCCCGCAAGGTTTCGTCGCAGCACCAGAGGGCAATCGGCCGGTGCAGCGCCTGGGCATATTCGAGCGATCGCCGCAAAAGTCCCCACTGGCGGATGGGTCGCCCGTCGGCAAAGCCCGCAATGTCCGTTTGCGCCAGTTCGCCCAGTTCTGCCATCTGCTCACCTTTGGCATCCAGCGTCAGAGCAGCCCAGGGTTGCAGGCGAGGCAGTCCGGC
The Thermoleptolyngbya sichuanensis A183 DNA segment above includes these coding regions:
- a CDS encoding dihydroorotase → MASELFRQVRLLDPVAETDRVVDVWIESDSVRVIREAIPRGIADDVEPPSADVTETDASGLVLGPALVDLYSHSGEPGYESRETLASLHRAARAGGFGRVLLLPDTDPAIATPADVEWIGQHTPAGLPRLQPWAALTLDAKGEQMAELGELAQTDIAGFADGRPIRQWGLLRRSLEYAQALHRPIALWCCDETLRGNGVMRDGPDAIRFGLPGAPAIAETAPLAALLECVAQIGTPVHLMRVSTARSVELIAQAKASGLPITASTTWHHLLLNTQSVGGYDPHLRLEPPLGTPADQAALIQAVRDGIIEAIAIDHSPYTYEEKTVPFAEAPPGAIGLELALPLLWQQLVEPGQLPALTLWQALSTNPLRCLGEELRAIPIGIDSQSAPDTPTPLTLFDPRPLWKVTHQTLHSCSANTPWLGQEIQGQVVKVFF
- a CDS encoding helix-hairpin-helix domain-containing protein; the protein is MVKIISRKSLGTQWVYDIGVERDHNFVLENSLIASNCFNKSHSTAYGYVTFQTAYLKANYPVEYMAALLTANSDDQDKVQKYISSCTMMGITVEPPDINRSGVDFTPLERSILFGLSAVRNVGAGAIENILQAREADGPFKSLGDLCSRIDPRTVNRRALEALIQCGAMDCIETNRRQLMNDLDLVLEWAQSRAKDRAIGQGNLFDMLGSISEAPGSFESAPKAPAVEDFPQQERLKLEKELLGFYVSDHPLKNIREAARILAPINLSSLEEQPEGSSISAIAMLTGVKPVVTKKGDRMAIIQLEDLTGHSEAVVFPRTYERIGSLIVQEARLMIWGKVDKRDERSQLIVEDAEPVEDVQLVMVELDAQIAGDIVQQNTLREVILKNRGDEDQCKTPVVAIVAGAHRRELVRLGNQFRVQDYQAAVTALNRAGFRARSTALTSAS